GGGTCTCGAAGTCGAGATCGGCGAAGTCGTGGAAGGTGGCGGTGGCGTGAGAGGTGTCCGTGCCACCGGGGGAGGGCAGGGTCACCAGGGCATACTCGAACTCGAGCCCGGCGGAGTAGAGCACCCGGTAACCCTAGGGGAGCGCGCGTGGCCACCACAGGGTTTCTTGGTAATTAGGTTAGGCTCCCCTTCATGTTTCGCGCGGTGAAGCCGGAGACCAAGCCGGAGACGCGGGTCGAGGTGACCTCGACCCAGCGCCTCAGCCCTGGGATGACCCGTGTCCACTTCCGCGCCGACGACCTCTCCGCCTTCGTCGGCAGCGTGTGCACCGACCGCTTCCTGCGCCTGGAGATCCCGCTGGCCGACGGCTCGACGGTGGTGCGCACCTACACGGCGCTCGATCCCTCGATCACCGAGGGCACCTTCGCGATCGACTTCGTGCTCCACGGCGACGCAGGAGCAGCGGGCTGCTGGGCGGCGTCGACGGAGCCCGGGGAGGCGCTCACGGTGCGCGGCCCCGGCGGGACGTACGCTCCCGACCCGACCGCCGACTGGCACCTGCTCGTCGGCGACGAGTCCGGGCTGCCGGCGATCCGGGCGGCCTTGGCCGCGCTGCCGGCCGACGCGCGTGGACATGCGGTGATCGAGGTGCGCTCCGACGATCACCGGCAGCCGCTGGCGGCGCCGGCCGGGGTCGAGGTGCGCTGGGTCGATGCCATCTTCGACCCGCCGTTGGACGATGTGGTGCGCGAGCTGCCGTGGCTGCTGGGCCGGGT
The sequence above is drawn from the Nocardioides albertanoniae genome and encodes:
- a CDS encoding siderophore-interacting protein, with the translated sequence MFRAVKPETKPETRVEVTSTQRLSPGMTRVHFRADDLSAFVGSVCTDRFLRLEIPLADGSTVVRTYTALDPSITEGTFAIDFVLHGDAGAAGCWAASTEPGEALTVRGPGGTYAPDPTADWHLLVGDESGLPAIRAALAALPADARGHAVIEVRSDDHRQPLAAPAGVEVRWVDAIFDPPLDDVVRELPWLLGRVHAFVHGEAGMTMRRIRPYLLRERGMPRGDLSISGYWRRGNSEDAFRSWKRAQASARPAAYAAG